In Passer domesticus isolate bPasDom1 chromosome 7, bPasDom1.hap1, whole genome shotgun sequence, one genomic interval encodes:
- the SLITRK2 gene encoding SLIT and NTRK-like protein 2 isoform X1: protein MCDVCVCAACAEDVCGLCVCLCAVCVCVRCVRACRLASAKGAASLALCFEGADSGTRGQKFSGPRFDCRYQSGDRRRIKMLKGVWLLSLLTVAGISWTESRKPAKDICSKSRCPCEEKENVLNINCENKGFTTVSLLLPPPSKIYQLFLNGNALTRLFPNEFVNYSNAVTLHLGNNDMQEIRTGAFSGLRTLKRLHLNNNKLEVLKEDTFLGLESLEYLQADYNYISAIEAGAFSKLNKLKVLILNDNLLLSLPSNVFRFVLLTHLDLRGNRLKMMPFAGVLEHIGGIMEIQLEENPWNCTCDLLPLKAWLDTITVFVGEIVCETPFRLHGKDVTQLTRQDLCPRKSSSDSNQREKHPVLSDPHISRLSPTANSAINPTRAPKASRPPKTRNRPTPRVSVSKDRQIFGPIMVYQTKSPVPITCPAGCICTSQSSDNGLNVNCQEKKISNISDLHPRPTSPKKLYLTSNYLQVIYKTDLTEYSSLDLLHLGNNRIAVIQEGAFTNLTSLRRLYLNGNYLEVLYQSMFEGLHSLQYLYLEYNVIKEILPRTFDALSNLHLLFLNNNLLRSLPDNVFGGTSLTRLNLRNNHFSHLPVRGVLDQLSALIQIDLQENPWDCTCDILGLRNWIEKVTDQNNQQSNPPVVINEVICESPTKHSGEHLKFLSKEAICPENPNLSDSSVLSMNQNTDTPHLGVSPSSYPELHTEVPLSVLILGLLVVFILSVCFGAGLFVFVLKRRKGVQSMPSSANNVDISSFQLQYGSYNTETHDKTEGHVYNYIPPPVGQMCQNPIYMQKEGDPVAYYRNLHEFSYSSLDHKKEDPTSLAFTISAAELLEKQSSPREPELLYQNIAERVKELPTGGLVHYNFCTLPKRQFAPSYESRRQNQDRINKTVLYGTPRKYFAEQSKPEHPLLQGKLQTEPDYLEVLEKQTAISQL from the exons atgtgtgatgtGTGCGTCTGTGCGGCGTGTGCGGAGGATGTGTGCGGGCTGTGCGTGTGTCTCTGTGCGGTGTGCGTGTGTGTGCGGTGCGTGCGCGCCTGCCGGCTGGCTTCTGCCAAAGGAGCTGCTTCACTTGCTCTCTGTTTTGAGGGCGCGGATTCGGGGACTCGGGGCCAAAAATTCTCCGGACCCAG GTTTGACTGTAGGTACCAAAGCGGGGATCGACGGCGCATAAAGATGCTGAAGGGTGTTTGGTTGCTCAGTTTGTTAACAGTGGCTGGGATCTCGTGGACAGAGAGTCGCAAACCTGCCAAAGACATTTGCAGCAAGAGCCGCTGCCCTTGCGAGGAGAAGGAGAACGTGCTGAACATTAATTGTGAAAACAAGGGATTTACAACCGTCAGCCTCCTCCTGCCGCCCCCGTCCAAGATCTACCAGCTGTTTCTCAATGGGAACGCACTGACCCGCCTGTTCCCCAATGAGTTCGTCAACTATTCCAACGCCGTGACCCTGCACCTGGGCAACAACGACATGCAGGAGATCCGCACGGGGGCCTTCAGCGGCCTCCGCACCCTCAAGAGGCTGCACCTCAACAACAACAAGCTGGAAGTGCTGAAGGAAGACACCTTCCTGGGCTTGGAGAGTCTGGAGTACCTGCAGGCTGATTACAATTACATCAGTGCCATTGAAGCGGGGGCATTCAGCAAGCTGAACAAGCTCAAGGTGCTGATCCTCAATGACAacctcctgctgtccctgcccagcaatGTCTTCCGCTTTGTGCTCCTCACTCACCTGGACCTGCGGGGGAACCGGCTGAAGATGATGCCTTTTGCTGGTGTGCTGGAGCACATTGGAGGCATCATGGAAATCCAGCTGGAGGAAAACCCTTGGAACTGCACCTGCGACTTGCTACCACTCAAGGCCTGGCTAGACACCATCACCGTGTTTGTGGGTGAGATTGTCTGTGAAACCCCCTTCAGGCTTCATGGGAAAGATGTGACCCAGCTCACCAGGCAAGATCTCTGCCCTAGGAAAAGCTCCAGTGATTCAAACCAGAGGGAAAAACACCCTGTCCTCTCAGACCCACACATCTCGAGGCTATCGCCCACAGCCAACTCTGCTATCAATCCCACCAGGGCCCCAAAAGCCAGCCGGCCACCCAAAACCAGGAACCGCCCCACCCCCCGTGTCTCTGTGTCAAAAGACAGACAAATATTTGGACCTATCATGGTTTACCAGACAAAGTCTCCTGTGCCCATCACCTGCCCAGCTGGCTGCATCTGTACGTCCCAGAGCTCAGACAATGGCCTAAATGTTAATTGCCAAGAGAAAAAGATAAGTAACATCTCTGATCTCCACCCCAGGCCGACCAGTCCAAAGAAACTTTACCTTACCAGTAACTATCTGCAAGTCATTTATAAAACCGATCTCACAGAGTACAGCTCGCTGGATTTGCTGCATCTAGGAAATAACAGAATTGCAGTGATACAAGAAGGTGCCTTTACAAACCTCACAAGTTTACGCAGACTTTACCTTAATGGCAACTACCTTGAGGTTCTGTACCAATCCATGTTtgaagggctgcacagcctGCAATATCTCTACCTAGAGTACAATGTCATTAAGGAGATCCTGCCACGCACATTTGATGCTCTGAGTAATCTTCATCTGTTGTTTCTCAATAACAACCTGCTCAGATCCTTGCCTGATAATGTCTTTGGAGGCACTTCCCTCACCAGGCTCAACCTTAGGAACAACCATTTCTCTCACTTGCCTGTGAGAGGAGTCTTGGACCAGCTCTCGGCTCTGATTCAGATAGACCTCCAAGAGAACCCTTGGGACTGCACGTGTGACATCCTGGGGCTGAGGAACTGGATAGAGAAAGTCACTGACCAGAACAACCAGCAGTCAAATCCCCCTGTAGTTATCAATGAAGTAATCTGCGAGTCTCCCACCAAGCACTCTGGAGAACATCTGAAATTCCTGAGCAAAGAAGCCATCTGCCCAGAGAACCCCAACTTGTCAGATTCTTCTGTCCTCTCCATGAACCAGAACACCGATACCCCCCATCTCGGTGTCTCACCCAGCTCCTACCCAGAATTACACACCGAAGTTCCGCTGTCTGTCCTAATTTTAGGCTTGCTGGTTGTGTttattttgtctgtttgttttggggCAGGTCTGTTTGTCTTTGTCCTTAAGCGCCGGAAGGGGGTGCAGAGcatgcccagcagtgccaacaACGTAGATATAAGTTCATTTCAGCTCCAGTATGGGTCTTACAACACTGAGACCCACGATAAAACTGAAGGACATGTTTATAACTACATTCCCCCTCCTGTTGGACAGATGTGCCAAAACCCAATCTACATGCAAAAGGAAGGGGATCCAGTTGCCTATTACAGGAATCTCCATGAGTTTAGCTATAGCAGTCTTGACCACAAAAAAGAAGACCCCACCAGTCTTGCATTTACCATCAGTGCAGCTGAATTGCTGGAAAAGCAGTCCTCACCAAGGGAACCAGAGCTCCTGTATCAAAATATTGCAGAAAGGGTCAAGGAACTCCCCACCGGAGGATTAGTTCATTATAACTTTTGTACCTTACCCAAAAGGCAGTTTGCCCCTTCATATGAATCCAGACGCCAAAACCAGGACAGGATAAATAAAACTGTTTTATATGGAACTCCCaggaaatattttgcagaaCAGTCTAAACCTGAGCATCCTTT
- the SLITRK2 gene encoding SLIT and NTRK-like protein 2 isoform X2, which translates to MLKGVWLLSLLTVAGISWTESRKPAKDICSKSRCPCEEKENVLNINCENKGFTTVSLLLPPPSKIYQLFLNGNALTRLFPNEFVNYSNAVTLHLGNNDMQEIRTGAFSGLRTLKRLHLNNNKLEVLKEDTFLGLESLEYLQADYNYISAIEAGAFSKLNKLKVLILNDNLLLSLPSNVFRFVLLTHLDLRGNRLKMMPFAGVLEHIGGIMEIQLEENPWNCTCDLLPLKAWLDTITVFVGEIVCETPFRLHGKDVTQLTRQDLCPRKSSSDSNQREKHPVLSDPHISRLSPTANSAINPTRAPKASRPPKTRNRPTPRVSVSKDRQIFGPIMVYQTKSPVPITCPAGCICTSQSSDNGLNVNCQEKKISNISDLHPRPTSPKKLYLTSNYLQVIYKTDLTEYSSLDLLHLGNNRIAVIQEGAFTNLTSLRRLYLNGNYLEVLYQSMFEGLHSLQYLYLEYNVIKEILPRTFDALSNLHLLFLNNNLLRSLPDNVFGGTSLTRLNLRNNHFSHLPVRGVLDQLSALIQIDLQENPWDCTCDILGLRNWIEKVTDQNNQQSNPPVVINEVICESPTKHSGEHLKFLSKEAICPENPNLSDSSVLSMNQNTDTPHLGVSPSSYPELHTEVPLSVLILGLLVVFILSVCFGAGLFVFVLKRRKGVQSMPSSANNVDISSFQLQYGSYNTETHDKTEGHVYNYIPPPVGQMCQNPIYMQKEGDPVAYYRNLHEFSYSSLDHKKEDPTSLAFTISAAELLEKQSSPREPELLYQNIAERVKELPTGGLVHYNFCTLPKRQFAPSYESRRQNQDRINKTVLYGTPRKYFAEQSKPEHPLLQGKLQTEPDYLEVLEKQTAISQL; encoded by the coding sequence ATGCTGAAGGGTGTTTGGTTGCTCAGTTTGTTAACAGTGGCTGGGATCTCGTGGACAGAGAGTCGCAAACCTGCCAAAGACATTTGCAGCAAGAGCCGCTGCCCTTGCGAGGAGAAGGAGAACGTGCTGAACATTAATTGTGAAAACAAGGGATTTACAACCGTCAGCCTCCTCCTGCCGCCCCCGTCCAAGATCTACCAGCTGTTTCTCAATGGGAACGCACTGACCCGCCTGTTCCCCAATGAGTTCGTCAACTATTCCAACGCCGTGACCCTGCACCTGGGCAACAACGACATGCAGGAGATCCGCACGGGGGCCTTCAGCGGCCTCCGCACCCTCAAGAGGCTGCACCTCAACAACAACAAGCTGGAAGTGCTGAAGGAAGACACCTTCCTGGGCTTGGAGAGTCTGGAGTACCTGCAGGCTGATTACAATTACATCAGTGCCATTGAAGCGGGGGCATTCAGCAAGCTGAACAAGCTCAAGGTGCTGATCCTCAATGACAacctcctgctgtccctgcccagcaatGTCTTCCGCTTTGTGCTCCTCACTCACCTGGACCTGCGGGGGAACCGGCTGAAGATGATGCCTTTTGCTGGTGTGCTGGAGCACATTGGAGGCATCATGGAAATCCAGCTGGAGGAAAACCCTTGGAACTGCACCTGCGACTTGCTACCACTCAAGGCCTGGCTAGACACCATCACCGTGTTTGTGGGTGAGATTGTCTGTGAAACCCCCTTCAGGCTTCATGGGAAAGATGTGACCCAGCTCACCAGGCAAGATCTCTGCCCTAGGAAAAGCTCCAGTGATTCAAACCAGAGGGAAAAACACCCTGTCCTCTCAGACCCACACATCTCGAGGCTATCGCCCACAGCCAACTCTGCTATCAATCCCACCAGGGCCCCAAAAGCCAGCCGGCCACCCAAAACCAGGAACCGCCCCACCCCCCGTGTCTCTGTGTCAAAAGACAGACAAATATTTGGACCTATCATGGTTTACCAGACAAAGTCTCCTGTGCCCATCACCTGCCCAGCTGGCTGCATCTGTACGTCCCAGAGCTCAGACAATGGCCTAAATGTTAATTGCCAAGAGAAAAAGATAAGTAACATCTCTGATCTCCACCCCAGGCCGACCAGTCCAAAGAAACTTTACCTTACCAGTAACTATCTGCAAGTCATTTATAAAACCGATCTCACAGAGTACAGCTCGCTGGATTTGCTGCATCTAGGAAATAACAGAATTGCAGTGATACAAGAAGGTGCCTTTACAAACCTCACAAGTTTACGCAGACTTTACCTTAATGGCAACTACCTTGAGGTTCTGTACCAATCCATGTTtgaagggctgcacagcctGCAATATCTCTACCTAGAGTACAATGTCATTAAGGAGATCCTGCCACGCACATTTGATGCTCTGAGTAATCTTCATCTGTTGTTTCTCAATAACAACCTGCTCAGATCCTTGCCTGATAATGTCTTTGGAGGCACTTCCCTCACCAGGCTCAACCTTAGGAACAACCATTTCTCTCACTTGCCTGTGAGAGGAGTCTTGGACCAGCTCTCGGCTCTGATTCAGATAGACCTCCAAGAGAACCCTTGGGACTGCACGTGTGACATCCTGGGGCTGAGGAACTGGATAGAGAAAGTCACTGACCAGAACAACCAGCAGTCAAATCCCCCTGTAGTTATCAATGAAGTAATCTGCGAGTCTCCCACCAAGCACTCTGGAGAACATCTGAAATTCCTGAGCAAAGAAGCCATCTGCCCAGAGAACCCCAACTTGTCAGATTCTTCTGTCCTCTCCATGAACCAGAACACCGATACCCCCCATCTCGGTGTCTCACCCAGCTCCTACCCAGAATTACACACCGAAGTTCCGCTGTCTGTCCTAATTTTAGGCTTGCTGGTTGTGTttattttgtctgtttgttttggggCAGGTCTGTTTGTCTTTGTCCTTAAGCGCCGGAAGGGGGTGCAGAGcatgcccagcagtgccaacaACGTAGATATAAGTTCATTTCAGCTCCAGTATGGGTCTTACAACACTGAGACCCACGATAAAACTGAAGGACATGTTTATAACTACATTCCCCCTCCTGTTGGACAGATGTGCCAAAACCCAATCTACATGCAAAAGGAAGGGGATCCAGTTGCCTATTACAGGAATCTCCATGAGTTTAGCTATAGCAGTCTTGACCACAAAAAAGAAGACCCCACCAGTCTTGCATTTACCATCAGTGCAGCTGAATTGCTGGAAAAGCAGTCCTCACCAAGGGAACCAGAGCTCCTGTATCAAAATATTGCAGAAAGGGTCAAGGAACTCCCCACCGGAGGATTAGTTCATTATAACTTTTGTACCTTACCCAAAAGGCAGTTTGCCCCTTCATATGAATCCAGACGCCAAAACCAGGACAGGATAAATAAAACTGTTTTATATGGAACTCCCaggaaatattttgcagaaCAGTCTAAACCTGAGCATCCTTT